TACTCCAATCTCGTATATACGTTTATCCACGGGAAAGCCGGATTCTTTATAGAAAATTTTAGACGCGTCTAAAACATAGAATCTGCTTAGTCTACCCACTTGAACAGGCGGTTCCAGCGAATCTTGCCGTCAAACCATCCGCGGTCTTTGTCAAGTGATAGCCATACAACAATAGGTTTGCCTACTACGTGATCTTCGGGAACAAAGCCCCAGTAACGGGAGTCGGCAGAGTTGTGGCGGTTGTCACCCATCATCCAGTAATAATCCATCTTAAAGGTATACTGGTCGGTCTTTTCACCATTGATATAGATGCCGTCCGGCTTGATTTCCAGTTTGTTGCCTTCGTAAGCTACGATGCAACGTTCGTAGATAGGAAGATTATCCTCTGTCAGCGTAATGGTGGCTCCCTTAGCGGGAATCCAGATAGGACCGTAGTTGTTGCGATCCCACTTGGTGTACAAATTAGCAGGATACATCGGACCTTCTGTGAAATCTTCCGGTTCCATGACAATCTTGCTAATCAGTTTTTTATTGTTCGAGAGGGTATCATACATTTTCTTTGTAAGTGGCAAATGATAGACTGGAGTCATTTTGCCTTGTGCATTCCGGTTGCTCAACCCTATCTGAGTGAAAACTTCTTCCCATGCGGAATCATCATATAAAGTTTGATCGGCTTTGCTGATACCTAGCTCGCGGAACATATCTTCGGAAATGTATGGTCCTGTAGTCTGAACGAAATAGTTAAATTGCAGGTTTTCCGGATTTTCGATGGCTTTTCCATCAATCATTACTTGTCCGTCTACAATCTGGAGAGTATCTCCCGGTAAACCGACACAGCGTTTTACGTAATTCTCACGACGGTCCACAGGACGCCAAAGAACGTCTCCATAAGTACGTTTGTCTGAAAGGATTTGTTTACGTCCGGCATTATAATATAAATCATAGACAGCCTGTTGCTGTTGGCGTGTCAGACTATCCATTTCTATATGTTTGGGATATTTTTGTTTACCTATGCCGTAAGCCAGTGTATAGAAATCCGTAGTCTGCTGATAATTGACAGCTACCGTATCGCCTGCCGGGAAGTTGAACACAACAATGTCATTCAGCTTCACCTTGCCGAATCCCGGAACCCGTTTGTATTTCCATTGCGGCCACTCGATGTACGATTTGGTGTTGACGAGCGGCAGTGTATGTTGTGCCAACGGCATGGAAAGCGGAGTGTTCGGTACACGTGGTCCGTAACTCATCTTGCTCACATACAGGAAGTCGCCTACCAGCAATGACTTTTCCAAAGAAGAAGAAGGAATCTGATAATTCTGGAAGATGTAGATATTGACGAAGTAGACGGCTACCAACGCAAAGACGATGGCATCTATCCAGCTCATAACGCTGCGTACCGCCGGATTTTTCGACTTCTTCCAAAAAGACCAGGGTATTTTCTTGGTAATATAAATATCGAAAATAAAGGGAACAACAATCAATCCCCACCAGCTTCGTACCCAAAGCAGGAAGACGAGATAAAGTAGGATAGCAATGGCGCATTTAATCCATTGTGCGCGTGTGGCTTGTCTCATAATGATATATTTATTTAGAACTAGGTCCTTAAATTTAGTCGTTCAGGAATGGGAATAAATCACTCATACCCAGGTAGCCTTCGTGCTGGGCTGTATATTCGGCAGCCAATACGGCTCCCAATACAAATCCGCCACGGCTCTTGGCATCATGCGTGATAGTTATGCTGTCTACATCAGACTCATAGCGTACGGAGTGAAGACCGAAAACTTCTCCTTCTCGGATGGAAGCGATAGGAAGTTCGTCGGCGGCACAATCGTTGGTTCCGCTGACGGTGCCGTCCGGTGCTGCAAATGTTCCTTTCACCCATTTGTCTTTGCGGTCTATATTCTGTAAAATGCCTTCAGCCAGTGTGATGGCTGTTCCGCTGGGAGCATCCAGCTTGTGGATATGATGTGTCTCGCTCATGGTGACGTCATAACCGGGGAATTGGTTCATAATCTTTGCCAGATACTTGTTCAGTGCAGAGAAAATGGTTACTCCCAAGCTGAAATTAGACGACCAGAAAAGTGTTTTTCCGCCTTCCGTACAGAGTCTCTTGATTTCTTCGCCATGCTCGTCCATCCATCCGGTGCTGCCTGATACCAGTTTCACTCCGGCCTTGAAAGCCTTTATATAATTACTGTAAGCTACCATCGGATTGGTAAATTCTATGGCTACATCGGCAGATTTGAACGCTTCCGATTCGAAGTCATCCTGATTATTGACATCAATGATGCAGACGATTTCATGTCCGCGACTACGGGCAACCTTTTCTATCTCCTTGCCCATTTTTCCGTAACCGATTAGTGCTATTTTCATTGTTTTCTGACTTATATTCAAAATAATAGTCGCAAAGATAAGATTTTTATTACATTTGCAGCGCACATTAACGTCTTGTTAACATGGAACACCTTCTCCACTACGTGTGGAAACATAAATTATTTCCTCTGAAAGTACTGCAAACCACGAAGGGCTTACCGGTAGAAGTGATTGATTCCGGCCTTCAAAATCCCAATGCCGGCCCCGACTTT
The DNA window shown above is from Bacteroides faecium and carries:
- the lepB gene encoding signal peptidase I; this encodes MRQATRAQWIKCAIAILLYLVFLLWVRSWWGLIVVPFIFDIYITKKIPWSFWKKSKNPAVRSVMSWIDAIVFALVAVYFVNIYIFQNYQIPSSSLEKSLLVGDFLYVSKMSYGPRVPNTPLSMPLAQHTLPLVNTKSYIEWPQWKYKRVPGFGKVKLNDIVVFNFPAGDTVAVNYQQTTDFYTLAYGIGKQKYPKHIEMDSLTRQQQQAVYDLYYNAGRKQILSDKRTYGDVLWRPVDRRENYVKRCVGLPGDTLQIVDGQVMIDGKAIENPENLQFNYFVQTTGPYISEDMFRELGISKADQTLYDDSAWEEVFTQIGLSNRNAQGKMTPVYHLPLTKKMYDTLSNNKKLISKIVMEPEDFTEGPMYPANLYTKWDRNNYGPIWIPAKGATITLTEDNLPIYERCIVAYEGNKLEIKPDGIYINGEKTDQYTFKMDYYWMMGDNRHNSADSRYWGFVPEDHVVGKPIVVWLSLDKDRGWFDGKIRWNRLFKWVD
- the dapB gene encoding 4-hydroxy-tetrahydrodipicolinate reductase, which codes for MKIALIGYGKMGKEIEKVARSRGHEIVCIIDVNNQDDFESEAFKSADVAIEFTNPMVAYSNYIKAFKAGVKLVSGSTGWMDEHGEEIKRLCTEGGKTLFWSSNFSLGVTIFSALNKYLAKIMNQFPGYDVTMSETHHIHKLDAPSGTAITLAEGILQNIDRKDKWVKGTFAAPDGTVSGTNDCAADELPIASIREGEVFGLHSVRYESDVDSITITHDAKSRGGFVLGAVLAAEYTAQHEGYLGMSDLFPFLND